The following coding sequences are from one Tachysurus vachellii isolate PV-2020 chromosome 7, HZAU_Pvac_v1, whole genome shotgun sequence window:
- the LOC132848049 gene encoding C-C motif chemokine 3-like, with amino-acid sequence MISRSLLLVLLVLTCLQSFTTAINVDEPDDCCFRFLTQRIPVSFITAYKVTDPKCTKPGVIFTLQNDRHVCADPKDMWVKINMYRVDERLFNSLNNNEGSA; translated from the exons ATGATCTCTCGTTCTCTCCTGCTGGTTCTGCTGGTTCTCACCTGCCTTCAGTCCTTCACAACGGCCATCA atGTAGATGAACCAGATGACTGCTGTTTCAGATTTCTGACACAACGAATCCCTGTAAGCTTCATAACAGCGTATAAAGTAACAGATCCTAAGTGTACAAAACCTGGAGTCAT CTTTACTCTACAGAACGATCGTCATGTGTGTGCAGATCCCAAAGACATGTGGGTGAAGATCAACATGTACAGAGTTGACGAGCGTCTGTTTAACAGTCTGAACAACAATGAAGGGAGTGCTTAA